The proteins below come from a single Iocasia fonsfrigidae genomic window:
- the thiC gene encoding phosphomethylpyrimidine synthase ThiC: MTLMEKAKAGKFTAVMEKVARDEGVSVELIRKGLAEGTIVIPCNPRHKKLEPRGIGEGLSVKINANIGTSEEYSDIDVELEKLTTVIKNGGDAVMDLSTGNKISETRQAVIENSTIPVGTVPIYQAGVETLQSGRAIVDMTVDDIFKAIEAQAGSGVDFITVHCGLTREGIEHLRKEGRVTDVVSRGGSFLTGWMLHNEQENPLYEQYDRLLEIARQYELTLSLGDGLRPGSLADATDRGQIHELLVLGELVDRAREVGVQTMVEGPGHVPYDQIEVNIKLEKELCKGAPFYVLGPLVTDIAPGYDHIVAAIGGTKAAAAGADFLCYVTPAEHLGLPTISDVKEGVIASKIAAHAADLARGNKKALKRNKEMAVARKALDWEKQIKLAIDPEKARKFRKEHNTEERDVCAMCGQFCAMKITEEVLRKK, from the coding sequence ATGACTTTAATGGAAAAGGCAAAGGCAGGGAAATTTACAGCTGTAATGGAGAAGGTGGCCAGGGATGAAGGTGTTAGTGTAGAACTTATCAGAAAAGGACTGGCAGAAGGAACAATAGTTATTCCCTGTAACCCTCGTCATAAAAAACTGGAACCGAGGGGAATAGGTGAGGGTTTGTCTGTTAAAATAAATGCCAATATTGGAACTTCTGAAGAGTATTCAGATATAGATGTTGAATTGGAAAAACTGACAACAGTTATTAAAAATGGCGGGGATGCTGTTATGGATCTCAGCACCGGTAATAAAATTTCTGAAACCAGGCAAGCGGTTATTGAAAATAGTACTATACCAGTAGGGACAGTTCCCATCTATCAGGCTGGTGTTGAAACACTACAGTCTGGTAGGGCTATTGTTGATATGACTGTCGATGATATCTTTAAAGCTATTGAAGCCCAGGCAGGGTCAGGAGTGGATTTTATTACAGTGCACTGTGGATTAACCAGGGAGGGTATAGAACACTTAAGGAAAGAAGGCAGAGTAACGGATGTTGTCAGCCGTGGGGGTTCTTTTCTCACTGGCTGGATGCTGCATAATGAGCAGGAAAATCCCCTTTATGAACAATATGATAGATTACTGGAGATTGCTCGCCAATATGAATTAACCCTTAGTCTGGGTGATGGACTACGTCCTGGTTCACTGGCAGATGCTACTGACAGGGGGCAGATCCATGAATTGTTAGTATTAGGGGAATTAGTTGATAGGGCTAGAGAAGTTGGTGTTCAAACCATGGTAGAGGGCCCGGGGCATGTACCATATGATCAGATTGAAGTAAATATTAAACTGGAAAAGGAATTATGTAAAGGTGCTCCCTTTTATGTGTTGGGGCCACTGGTAACGGATATTGCCCCTGGTTATGACCATATAGTAGCTGCTATTGGTGGGACGAAGGCAGCTGCAGCAGGGGCTGACTTCTTATGTTATGTTACACCTGCTGAACACCTGGGGCTTCCTACTATAAGTGATGTTAAGGAAGGTGTTATTGCCAGTAAAATAGCAGCACATGCTGCTGATCTAGCCAGGGGTAACAAAAAGGCCTTAAAGAGGAATAAAGAAATGGCAGTAGCCCGGAAGGCACTTGACTGGGAAAAGCAGATAAAACTAGCAATTGATCCGGAAAAAGCTAGAAAGTTCAGGAAAGAGCATAATACAGAAGAACGGGATGTCTGTGCTATGTGCGGTCAATTCTGTGCTATGAAGATAACTGAAGAGGTTTTGCGGAAAAAGTAA